The bacterium genome contains the following window.
GCCGTTGCCTCGCTTTATAAGATAAGCGAAGACGAAAGACTCAACCACAGATTCGAGGTGAAAGAAGGAGTGCTTGCCCGAGAAGCGGCTTCGCTCATGCAATCGTTCTTTCGCGACAAAAGAAGGAACAAAGATTCAGGTGAGTCTGATATTAAACGGGCAAGCGGGGGAGATGAAATTTATTAACTTTAGTTTAAAGGAGAGATGGCCGAGTGGACGAAGGCGCACGACTCGAAATCGTGTAGGCGGCAACGTCTCGGGGGTTCAAATCCCTCTCTCTCCGTTTGAATATTCTGTTAGTGACTGCAATAACATCTGGAGGCGATAGAGCTGTTCTTCGTTTTTGTAATCGGTAAGTAAGATTTAAGGAAGGAGAAATGAATATGATAAGAAGAATAATGCTTTTAGTGTTTACAGCCACTATCGCTGTATCTGCTGAAAAAATTAAAATACCGCGGGAACCCTTCAAATCCCGTCTTGATAATCCCTATTATAGAGGCATTCTCGAAAGGTCGGCTAAAACCCCGTCTTGGGTCAATACCGCTGCATTAAAATATCTTACCTCCAGGATAGGGATAGCGGTTCCCGAGACTCTGCGGGTGCTTGTTTTAAGGGTCGAATTCCCAGAGGATGATGATTCGACTACCTGGGGCAACGGCAAGATGGATTTGAAGGGTTTCGGCACTCCATCCGACGGACTTTCCTACGATCCGCCCCACGACCGTAATTATTTCGAGAACCAGATGCTCGGGTTACGCAACTTTTATCTCCTGAACTCAAGGGGCAAGCTCGTCATTGAGTATGACGTTTATCCCAAGGAACCTTTCAGATGCTATCAGGTTTCGCATCAGATGGCATTCTACGGAGACTCAAGCAATCCGGACAGGGGCATCACGCTCTTAATGCGTGATGCGCTTCTTGCCGCGGCAAAGGACCCAGAGATAGATTTCTCCAGATACCATTATACCTATGCTGGAAGAAGCTTTGATATGGTGGTTGTCTTTCACGCAGGAAGCACGCTGCAGACATCGGCCGCTTACGGCTACACATCCGATGTCGCGTCAGCCACGGTTACGCCGGGCGCTCTTGATGCGTATACAGGCAGGGATTTTGTGGAGGCTGGAGGCGTACCGATATCTTCAGCCTCAATCCTGCCCGAATCACCCAGGGTAGAGGGAGCGATGTACGGACTTCCAGGCGTATTGTATCACGAGTTCGGGCACCTTCTTGGTGCATGGGACTTGTACGACGTTACCTATTACACGCAGGGTGTGGGCGCATGGTCGCTCATGGGAAGCGGCGGATGGCTGAGCTACCCGCCGGGCCAGATTCCTTCAATGCACGATGCGTTCCACCGCTACATATGGGGCTGGGATAGCGCGGTAGTCGTTGCACGCGATACGACCATATCCCTATACGCCGCAGAATTCGATACCTTGGCTATTCCTGAAAGAACCGGAGTCGAGCACCCCACCCTTGTAAAGATTCCTATCAGGGAGGGTGAGTATTTTCTTATTGAGAACAGACAGGTCGACATCCTTGCGAAGGACACGGTTGAAGTCGACGTTAAGGACGGAGTACCTATATGGGTCGTTAACGGCGAATACGATTCCTACCAGCCCGGATCAGGGATAATCATATGGCACGTGGATGAAGATGTGGTTGAGGAATGGGGCGATTACAATAGAATTAACTCCTGGATCAGATACGCATCTTACGGACAGCATAATGCAGTCGATATGGAGGAGGCCGACGGTATTCAGGACTATGAAATTCTTTACTTAAGCACACAGGCTTACGCGTCTCAGGGTTCTGTGTTCGATCCATTTTTTTCGGGCGGCAATACCGACTTCGGCATTTCTACCAATCCATCCTCGGATGGGTACTACGGCGAGACAGGAATCAACGTAGAGGTACTTGATCCATCAGACACCGTTATGAGGGTGAAGATCACGTTCGGCGACAACCTGAAGGGATTCCCCCAAACCGCTGAGAATCTCAATGAAGTCAACTTCATAAACGCCATGGATATTGACGGTAACGGAACAAAGGAGTTGGTCGCCTTCGGGTCGGGCCCTGACGGAGAGGGCCGGATAGGATATGCATGGAGAGCGAACGGACAGCCTTATGCTTCCACATCCCAGTTTCTTACCTTCAACTTCGGATCCTTGTCTTCGTCTCCCGCTTTCGGCGATGTTGACGGAGACGGTGTCGTAGAAGCCGTCCTTCTCGGTACAACTGGTCGGATTTCTGTCTTCGACACAGACTCGCTCATAAACGGGAGTCAAGCAGCTCCCAAGTCCGGATTTCCATTCGACTTATCGGGCAGGAGTTTTACAGCGTCGATGCTTGCAGATATTGATGGAGATGGCATCCTCGATATTGTCAGCGTCAATGAATTCGGCAAAGTCTATGCGTTGAAGGTCGAATCCGATACCGTTTCCATTATTTCAGGATTTCCTCTCGATCTCGGAGAGGAGGTAAGGGCAGGTTTCGCGCTTGTCCAAACCTCTCCTTTACGAATAGCCGTTATTGCATCCTCCGGAAACCTGTACGTCTTTGACCGCTCTGGGAAGACTGTTAAGGGGTTTCCTGTTGCGTTAGGCAAGGCTTCTGCCCAATGCGACGTTCCGCCTGTCGTCTGCGATATCGACGGAGACTCGAAGAGAGAGATCGTTGTTTTCGCCTATGAATATAGTTCTTACAGATACTTTGCCGTGGATTTAGACGGAGTAGTTAAATACAAGTCAACAAGGACGTTCCCTCCGCCTCTCACAGCCCCGGCTGTAGCTGATATGAACTCCGATGGGTTGCCAGAGGTTGTCTTCGGCTCATTGAACGGCATCTGGGCTCTTGAGGCTAACGGTGCTGCACTTGACGGGTATCCCCTGGTGTTTCCCGAAACTTACGACAGATTGGTGTGGATTCCTCATGAAGGATATCTATATCCTTTCACTTTTCCTTACACCTTCAGCTTTCGCACCTCGCCCGCAGTGGCCGATATCGACTCAGACGGCAAGATGGAGATTGTTGTAGGATCTCCTGATCATGGGGTGTATCTTCTGAAATCAGGAAACAGCAAGCCTTACAAAACGCTCTACACCAAGCTTGGTGTGGGCAGGGCTGTATCCGTTGCCGACCTGGATGGAAACGGAAAGCTCGACATTCTTGTCGGCGCTGACAGCGGTTTTGTAAATGTCTGGCGTACATCCGGTTCAAAGGCTTTATGGTCATCCTGGATGCATGATCCTGCGAATACCGGTCTGGTTACTGAGTCTTTTACTTCTCCTTCGGCTCCAAGCCAGCCGCTTACGGGTGTTTACGTTTATCCTAATCCTGCGGCGAACCATGCCTACTTAAGGGCGACGATAGGCGATGTTGACGACTTAAAGATTCAAATCATCGATATCGCAGGAAAGATTCAGGCCTCTCTTGAACCTGATTTTCAGCCTGGTAT
Protein-coding sequences here:
- a CDS encoding T9SS type A sorting domain-containing protein — encoded protein: MIRRIMLLVFTATIAVSAEKIKIPREPFKSRLDNPYYRGILERSAKTPSWVNTAALKYLTSRIGIAVPETLRVLVLRVEFPEDDDSTTWGNGKMDLKGFGTPSDGLSYDPPHDRNYFENQMLGLRNFYLLNSRGKLVIEYDVYPKEPFRCYQVSHQMAFYGDSSNPDRGITLLMRDALLAAAKDPEIDFSRYHYTYAGRSFDMVVVFHAGSTLQTSAAYGYTSDVASATVTPGALDAYTGRDFVEAGGVPISSASILPESPRVEGAMYGLPGVLYHEFGHLLGAWDLYDVTYYTQGVGAWSLMGSGGWLSYPPGQIPSMHDAFHRYIWGWDSAVVVARDTTISLYAAEFDTLAIPERTGVEHPTLVKIPIREGEYFLIENRQVDILAKDTVEVDVKDGVPIWVVNGEYDSYQPGSGIIIWHVDEDVVEEWGDYNRINSWIRYASYGQHNAVDMEEADGIQDYEILYLSTQAYASQGSVFDPFFSGGNTDFGISTNPSSDGYYGETGINVEVLDPSDTVMRVKITFGDNLKGFPQTAENLNEVNFINAMDIDGNGTKELVAFGSGPDGEGRIGYAWRANGQPYASTSQFLTFNFGSLSSSPAFGDVDGDGVVEAVLLGTTGRISVFDTDSLINGSQAAPKSGFPFDLSGRSFTASMLADIDGDGILDIVSVNEFGKVYALKVESDTVSIISGFPLDLGEEVRAGFALVQTSPLRIAVIASSGNLYVFDRSGKTVKGFPVALGKASAQCDVPPVVCDIDGDSKREIVVFAYEYSSYRYFAVDLDGVVKYKSTRTFPPPLTAPAVADMNSDGLPEVVFGSLNGIWALEANGAALDGYPLVFPETYDRLVWIPHEGYLYPFTFPYTFSFRTSPAVADIDSDGKMEIVVGSPDHGVYLLKSGNSKPYKTLYTKLGVGRAVSVADLDGNGKLDILVGADSGFVNVWRTSGSKALWSSWMHDPANTGLVTESFTSPSAPSQPLTGVYVYPNPAANHAYLRATIGDVDDLKIQIIDIAGKIQASLEPDFQPGMINDIPLDQVLAELVSGLYIVRVEAVKSGLKTVELYKLGIAR